From Meles meles chromosome 5, mMelMel3.1 paternal haplotype, whole genome shotgun sequence, one genomic window encodes:
- the NUP153 gene encoding nuclear pore complex protein Nup153 isoform X1 yields MASGAGGIGGGGGGKIRTRRCHQGPIKPYQQGRQQHQGILSRVTESVKNIVPGWLQRYFNKNEDVCGCSSDTREVPQWPENREDDHLVFADEESSNIHDGRITPEPTVSNTEEPSTTSTSSNYPDVLTRPSLHRSHMNFSMLESPALHCQPSTSSAFPIGSSGFSLVKEIKDSTSQHDDDNISTTSGFSSRASDKDIAVTKNTSLPPLWSPEAERTPSLSQHTATSSKKPAFNLTAFGTLSPSLGNSSVLKTSQLGDSPFYPGKTVYGGAAAAVRQPKLRNTAYQAPVRRQMKAKQLNAQSYGVTSSTARRILQSLEKMSSPLADAKRIPSVSSPLNSPLDRSGIDTTADFQAKRERVDSQYPPVQRLMTPKPVSIAANRTVYFKPSLTPSGELRKTNQRIDKKHSTGYEKPVTPGQTREQRESGFSYPNFSMSAANGLSSGVGSGGGKMRRERTRFVASKPPEEEEMEVPVLPKISLPITSSSLPTFNFSSSVITTSSPSPISPSQSLTNKEHVTSPNSTGSPMFRFSSPIVKYTEADVLPPSSIGFTFSVPVAKIAELSGSSSISEPITSSSSAQDISAVNSTSCKKKPDEDCEGPFRPAKTLKEGSVLDVLKSPGFASPKADSLAAQPPTTSPVVYTRPAISSFSSSGIGFGESLKAGPSWQCDTCLLQNKLTDSKCIACQAAKLPPKETAKQTGIGTPSKSDRSALPASGTGFGDKFKPAVGTWDCDTCLVQNKPEAIKCVACETPKPGTGVKRVLTLPTAPESAATATVPAASATCTVTTAALGFAEQFKRPVGSWECPVCCVFNNGEDSKCVSCVSEKPGSSVPASSSSTVPTSLSSGSCLGLDKFKKPEGSWDCEVCLVQNKADATKCVACESAKPGTKSEFKGFGTSSSSSNPAASSFKFGIPSSSSGPSQTLTSTGNFKFGDQGGFKIGVSSDSESPNSVSEGFKFSKPLGDFKFGVSSESKPEEAKKDNKSENDFKFGLPSGVSNTASLAPFQFGVSNLGQQEKKEELPKSSSAGFSFGPAVINPTPAATNTAVTSESKSSFSFGTLETKSVSVAPFTCKTSEAKKEEMPAAKGGFTFGSIEPAPLPPASLFVLGRTEEKQQEQVTSTSLVFGKKADSEEPKCQSVFSFGNSEQTKEESSSKSTFSFSVAKPAEKESEQPTKAAFTFGTPTSTTADPGATKPAFTFLNSSAPTSSAPAPAAAGGMFGSSTASSAPGTAFVFGQASNPGSGSAFGSSAESGASQSLLFSQESKPATTSSAATAVSPFVFGPGASSRSAAASGFSFGATTTSSSAGSSFVFGTGPSAPSASPAFGVNQTPTFGQSQGASQPTPSGFGALSSSAALFSAAPQPTPPTFGTVSSSSQPPVFGQQPGQSAFGSAAAPSSGSSVFQFGSSSTTNFNFANNNPSGVFTFGANPSTPAAPAQPSGSATFAFNQSSAAFTVGSNGKNMFSSSGTSVPGRKIKTAVRRRK; encoded by the exons aaccctCAACAACTAGTACTTCTTCAAATTACCCAGATGTATTAACAAGGCCTTCTCTTCATCGGAGCCATATGAATTTCTCCATGTTGGAATCTCCTGCATTACACTGTCAGCCCTCCACATCCTCGGCATTCCCAATTGGCAGTTCTGGATTTTCCCTtgtaaaggaaattaaagattCTACCTCTCAGCATGATGATGATAACATCTCAACTACCAGTGGTTTTTCTTCAAGAGCTTCTGATAAAG ATATAGCTGTTACGAAGAACACTTCCTTGCCACCTCTGTGGTCCCCAGAGGCTGAACGGACTCCTTCACTCTCACAGCACACTGCCACCAGCTCGAAAAAACCAGCATTCAACTTGACTGCCTTTGGAACACTTTCCCCT TCACTTGGGAATTCTTCAGTCCTTAAAACAAGTCAGCTTGGAGATTCTCCATTTTATCCTGGAAAAACAGTGTATGGTGGGGCAGCAGCTGCTGTAAGACAGCCTAAACTTCGAAACACAGCGTATCAG GCACCAGTTAGAAGACAGATGAAAGCTAAGCAGCTCAATGCACAATCCTATGGTGTGACCAGTTCAACAGCTCGGCGAATATTGCAGTCTTTAGAGAAGATGTCAAGCCCTCTAGCG GATGCAAAAAGAATTCCATCTGTTTCTTCTCCCCTGAATTCT ccTCTGGATAGGAGTGGAATAGATACCACTGCAGACTTTCAGGCCAAAAGGGAAAGG GTGGACTCTCAGTATCCTCCTGTTCAGAGACTCATGACCCCAAAGCCAGTTTCCATAGCAGCAAATCGAACTGTTTATTTTAAACCATCTCTGACCCCGTCTGGTGAATTAAGGAAGACTAATCAAAGAATAGATAAAAAGCACAGT ACCGGGTATGAAAAGCCTGTGACACCAGGACAAACTAGAGAGCAGCGAGAAAG TGGCTTTTCTTATCCAAATTTCAGTATGTCTGCAGCCAATGGTTTATCTTCTGGAGTAGGTAGTGGAGGCGGCAAGATGAGACGAGAGAGAACGCGCTTTGTTGCATCTAAGCCTCCAGAGGAGGAG GAAATGGAAGTACCAGTATTGCCGAAAATCTCTCTACCCATCACCAGTTCTTCACTGCCTACCTTCAATTTTAGTTCCTCTGTGATCACAACGTCCTCTCCATCACCCATTAGTCCTTCACAATCATTAACAAACAAG GAACACGTGACCTCTCCAAACAGCACTGGCAGCCCCATGTTTCGGTTTTCATCTCCAATTGTAAAATATACTGAGGCGGATGTACTACCTCCATCATCT ATTGGATTTACATTCAGTGTGCCTGTTGCAAAAATAGCAGAACTTTCTGGCTCTAGTAGTATTTCAGAACCAATTACAAGTAGTAGTTCAG cTCAAGATATCAGTGCAGTGAACAGTACAAGCTGTAAGAAGAAGCCAGATGAAGATTGTGAGGGCCCTTTTAGACCTGCAAAAACCCTGAAAGAAGGAAGTGTCCTAGATGTTCTCAAAAGCCCCG GTTTTGCATCACCGAAGGCAGATTCTCTTGCTGCTCAGCCTCCTACCACAAGCCCAGTTGTTTATACAAGACCAGCAATAAGTAGTTTTTCTTCTAGTGGCATCGGGTTTGGGGAAAGTTTAAAAGCTGGACCGTCATGGCAGTGCGATACTTGTCTACTCCAGAACAAACTTACAGACAGCAAGTGCATAGCCTGTCAGGCGGCAAAACTGCCGCCCAAAGAGACTGCGAAACAAACTGGAATTGGAACACCGAGTAAAAGTGACAGATCAGCTCTCCCCGCATCAGGGACGGGCTTCGGAGACAAATTTAAACCGGCAGTCGGCACTTGGGATTGTGATACCTGCTTAGTGCAGAATAAACCTGAGGCGATAAAATGCGTGGCCTGTGAAACCCCGAAGCCCGGGACGGGTGTGAAGCGAGTCCTTACGCTGCCCACGGCTCCGGAGAGCGCGGCGACTGCGACTGTGCCTGCCGCCTCTGCCACGTGCACTGTGACCACTGCCGCCTTAGGGTTTGCAGAGCAGTTTAAAAGGCCCGTGGGCTCTTGGGAGTGTCCAGTATGCTGTGTTTTTAATAATGGCGAAGACAGTAAATGTGTGTCCTGTGTGTCTGAGAAACCAG GAAGTTCGGTACCTGCTTCAAGTAGCAGCACCGTCCCCACCTCTCTGTCTTCTGGAAGCTGCTTGGGGTTAGACAAGTTCAAGAAACCCGAGGGCAGCTGGGACTGTGAAGTGTGCCTGGTACAGAATAAAGCAGATGCTACTAAATGTGTGGCGTGCGAAAGTGCAAAGCCAGGCACAAAATCCGAGTTTAAAG GCTTCGGCACATCTTCCTCATCTTCGAACCCAGCAGCCTCATCCTTCAAATTTGGTATCCCGTCGTCCTCTTCTGGACCTTCTCAGACCTTAACAAGCACTGGAAATTTTAAGTTTGGAGATCAGGGAGGCTTCAAAATTGGAGTGTCCTCAGATTCTGAGTCTCCAAACTCCGTGAGTGAAGGCTTTAAATTTTCTAAACCATTAGGAGATTTTAAATTTGGAGTTTCGTCTGAGTCTAAACCTGAGGAAGCTAAAAAAGACAATAAGAGTGAGAATGATTTTAAGTTTGGACTTCCTTCGGGCGTAAGTAACACAGCTTCGTTAGCTCCGTTTCAGTTTGGCGTGTCTAATCTCGGgcagcaggagaagaaagaggaactaCCTAAGTCTTCGTCTGCGGGCTTCAGCTTCGGTCCCGCTGTTATTAACCCCACACCTGCTGCTACCAACACCGCAGTGACCTCTGAGAGCAAGAGCAGCTTCAGCTTTGGAACCCTAGAAACCAAGAGTGTTTCAGTGGCTCCTTTCACGTGTAAGACGTCGGAagccaaaaaagaagaaatgcctGCTGCCAAAGGAGGGTTCACGTTTGGCAGCATAGAACCCGCCCCTCTACCGCCTGCCTCGCTATTTGTGCTGGGAAGGACAGAAGAGAAGCAGCAGGAGCAGGTCACTTCCACTTCTCTGGTGTTCGGGAAGAAAGCTGACAGCGAAGAGCCAAAGTGTCAatcagtgttttcctttgggaATTCAGAGCAAACCAAAGAGGAGAGTTCTTCAAAGTCCACCTTTAGTTTCAGCGTGGCGAAACCAGCTGAGAAGGAATCGGAACAGCCAACAAAGGCCGCTTTCACGTTTGGAACTCCAACCAGTACTACGGCTG ATCCGGGGGCCACCAAGCCGGCGTTCACCTTCTTGAACAGCAGCGCCCCCACGTCCAGTGCGCCGGCCCCGGCCGCCGCGGGGGGCATGTTCGGGAGCTCCACTGCCTCCAGCGCGCCCGGGACTGCCTTTGTGTTTGGACAGGCCAGCAACCCTGGGAGCGGCTCTGCCTTCGGGAGCTCGGCCGAGTCGGGCGCGTCTCAGTCGTTGCTGTTTTCTCAAGAGAGCAAACCAGCAACCACATCGAGCGCGGCCACGGCTGTCAGCCCGTTCGTCTTTGGACCGGGAGCCAGCAGCCGCAGCGCCGCCGCCTCTGGCTTCAGTTTTGGAGCCACGACCACATCCAGCTCTGCAG GATCCTCCTTTGTATTTGGCACGGGGCCTTCAGCGCCGTCTGCCAGTCCAGCATTTGGTGTTAACCAAACCCCGACATTTGGACAGAGTCAAGGTGCCAGCCAGCCCACACCCTCAGGCTTTGGAGCTCTGTCCTCGTCAGCGGCGTTGTTTTCTGCTGCCCCTCAGCCCACACCGCCTACTTTCGGGACCGTGTCAAGCAGCAGCCAGCCTCCTGTGTTTGGACAGCAGCCCGgtcagtctgcctttggctctgcaGCAGCTCCGAGTTCCG GTTCTTCAGTTTTCCAGTTcggcagcagcagcaccaccaatTTCAACTTCGCGAACAACAACCCGTCGGGGGTGTTCACGTTCGGGGCGAATCCCAGCACCCCCGCCGCCCCGGCCCAGCCCTCCGGCTCCGCGACCTTCGCGTTCAACCAGTCCTCGGCGGCGTTCACGGTGGG GTCAAACGGGAAAAATATGTTCTCTTCTTCGGGAACTTCGGTTCCCGGTCGCAAGATAAAGACTGCTGTCAGGCGGAGGAAATAA
- the NUP153 gene encoding nuclear pore complex protein Nup153 isoform X2 — protein sequence MASGAGGIGGGGGGKIRTRRCHQGPIKPYQQGRQQHQGILSRVTESVKNIVPGWLQRYFNKNEDVCGCSSDTREVPQWPENREDDHLVFADEESSNIHDGRITPEPTVSNTEEPSTTSTSSNYPDVLTRPSLHRSHMNFSMLESPALHCQPSTSSAFPIGSSGFSLVKEIKDSTSQHDDDNISTTSGFSSRASDKDIAVTKNTSLPPLWSPEAERTPSLSQHTATSSKKPAFNLTAFGTLSPSLGNSSVLKTSQLGDSPFYPGKTVYGGAAAAVRQPKLRNTAYQAPVRRQMKAKQLNAQSYGVTSSTARRILQSLEKMSSPLADAKRIPSVSSPLNSVDSQYPPVQRLMTPKPVSIAANRTVYFKPSLTPSGELRKTNQRIDKKHSTGYEKPVTPGQTREQRESGFSYPNFSMSAANGLSSGVGSGGGKMRRERTRFVASKPPEEEEMEVPVLPKISLPITSSSLPTFNFSSSVITTSSPSPISPSQSLTNKEHVTSPNSTGSPMFRFSSPIVKYTEADVLPPSSIGFTFSVPVAKIAELSGSSSISEPITSSSSAQDISAVNSTSCKKKPDEDCEGPFRPAKTLKEGSVLDVLKSPGFASPKADSLAAQPPTTSPVVYTRPAISSFSSSGIGFGESLKAGPSWQCDTCLLQNKLTDSKCIACQAAKLPPKETAKQTGIGTPSKSDRSALPASGTGFGDKFKPAVGTWDCDTCLVQNKPEAIKCVACETPKPGTGVKRVLTLPTAPESAATATVPAASATCTVTTAALGFAEQFKRPVGSWECPVCCVFNNGEDSKCVSCVSEKPGSSVPASSSSTVPTSLSSGSCLGLDKFKKPEGSWDCEVCLVQNKADATKCVACESAKPGTKSEFKGFGTSSSSSNPAASSFKFGIPSSSSGPSQTLTSTGNFKFGDQGGFKIGVSSDSESPNSVSEGFKFSKPLGDFKFGVSSESKPEEAKKDNKSENDFKFGLPSGVSNTASLAPFQFGVSNLGQQEKKEELPKSSSAGFSFGPAVINPTPAATNTAVTSESKSSFSFGTLETKSVSVAPFTCKTSEAKKEEMPAAKGGFTFGSIEPAPLPPASLFVLGRTEEKQQEQVTSTSLVFGKKADSEEPKCQSVFSFGNSEQTKEESSSKSTFSFSVAKPAEKESEQPTKAAFTFGTPTSTTADPGATKPAFTFLNSSAPTSSAPAPAAAGGMFGSSTASSAPGTAFVFGQASNPGSGSAFGSSAESGASQSLLFSQESKPATTSSAATAVSPFVFGPGASSRSAAASGFSFGATTTSSSAGSSFVFGTGPSAPSASPAFGVNQTPTFGQSQGASQPTPSGFGALSSSAALFSAAPQPTPPTFGTVSSSSQPPVFGQQPGQSAFGSAAAPSSGSSVFQFGSSSTTNFNFANNNPSGVFTFGANPSTPAAPAQPSGSATFAFNQSSAAFTVGSNGKNMFSSSGTSVPGRKIKTAVRRRK from the exons aaccctCAACAACTAGTACTTCTTCAAATTACCCAGATGTATTAACAAGGCCTTCTCTTCATCGGAGCCATATGAATTTCTCCATGTTGGAATCTCCTGCATTACACTGTCAGCCCTCCACATCCTCGGCATTCCCAATTGGCAGTTCTGGATTTTCCCTtgtaaaggaaattaaagattCTACCTCTCAGCATGATGATGATAACATCTCAACTACCAGTGGTTTTTCTTCAAGAGCTTCTGATAAAG ATATAGCTGTTACGAAGAACACTTCCTTGCCACCTCTGTGGTCCCCAGAGGCTGAACGGACTCCTTCACTCTCACAGCACACTGCCACCAGCTCGAAAAAACCAGCATTCAACTTGACTGCCTTTGGAACACTTTCCCCT TCACTTGGGAATTCTTCAGTCCTTAAAACAAGTCAGCTTGGAGATTCTCCATTTTATCCTGGAAAAACAGTGTATGGTGGGGCAGCAGCTGCTGTAAGACAGCCTAAACTTCGAAACACAGCGTATCAG GCACCAGTTAGAAGACAGATGAAAGCTAAGCAGCTCAATGCACAATCCTATGGTGTGACCAGTTCAACAGCTCGGCGAATATTGCAGTCTTTAGAGAAGATGTCAAGCCCTCTAGCG GATGCAAAAAGAATTCCATCTGTTTCTTCTCCCCTGAATTCT GTGGACTCTCAGTATCCTCCTGTTCAGAGACTCATGACCCCAAAGCCAGTTTCCATAGCAGCAAATCGAACTGTTTATTTTAAACCATCTCTGACCCCGTCTGGTGAATTAAGGAAGACTAATCAAAGAATAGATAAAAAGCACAGT ACCGGGTATGAAAAGCCTGTGACACCAGGACAAACTAGAGAGCAGCGAGAAAG TGGCTTTTCTTATCCAAATTTCAGTATGTCTGCAGCCAATGGTTTATCTTCTGGAGTAGGTAGTGGAGGCGGCAAGATGAGACGAGAGAGAACGCGCTTTGTTGCATCTAAGCCTCCAGAGGAGGAG GAAATGGAAGTACCAGTATTGCCGAAAATCTCTCTACCCATCACCAGTTCTTCACTGCCTACCTTCAATTTTAGTTCCTCTGTGATCACAACGTCCTCTCCATCACCCATTAGTCCTTCACAATCATTAACAAACAAG GAACACGTGACCTCTCCAAACAGCACTGGCAGCCCCATGTTTCGGTTTTCATCTCCAATTGTAAAATATACTGAGGCGGATGTACTACCTCCATCATCT ATTGGATTTACATTCAGTGTGCCTGTTGCAAAAATAGCAGAACTTTCTGGCTCTAGTAGTATTTCAGAACCAATTACAAGTAGTAGTTCAG cTCAAGATATCAGTGCAGTGAACAGTACAAGCTGTAAGAAGAAGCCAGATGAAGATTGTGAGGGCCCTTTTAGACCTGCAAAAACCCTGAAAGAAGGAAGTGTCCTAGATGTTCTCAAAAGCCCCG GTTTTGCATCACCGAAGGCAGATTCTCTTGCTGCTCAGCCTCCTACCACAAGCCCAGTTGTTTATACAAGACCAGCAATAAGTAGTTTTTCTTCTAGTGGCATCGGGTTTGGGGAAAGTTTAAAAGCTGGACCGTCATGGCAGTGCGATACTTGTCTACTCCAGAACAAACTTACAGACAGCAAGTGCATAGCCTGTCAGGCGGCAAAACTGCCGCCCAAAGAGACTGCGAAACAAACTGGAATTGGAACACCGAGTAAAAGTGACAGATCAGCTCTCCCCGCATCAGGGACGGGCTTCGGAGACAAATTTAAACCGGCAGTCGGCACTTGGGATTGTGATACCTGCTTAGTGCAGAATAAACCTGAGGCGATAAAATGCGTGGCCTGTGAAACCCCGAAGCCCGGGACGGGTGTGAAGCGAGTCCTTACGCTGCCCACGGCTCCGGAGAGCGCGGCGACTGCGACTGTGCCTGCCGCCTCTGCCACGTGCACTGTGACCACTGCCGCCTTAGGGTTTGCAGAGCAGTTTAAAAGGCCCGTGGGCTCTTGGGAGTGTCCAGTATGCTGTGTTTTTAATAATGGCGAAGACAGTAAATGTGTGTCCTGTGTGTCTGAGAAACCAG GAAGTTCGGTACCTGCTTCAAGTAGCAGCACCGTCCCCACCTCTCTGTCTTCTGGAAGCTGCTTGGGGTTAGACAAGTTCAAGAAACCCGAGGGCAGCTGGGACTGTGAAGTGTGCCTGGTACAGAATAAAGCAGATGCTACTAAATGTGTGGCGTGCGAAAGTGCAAAGCCAGGCACAAAATCCGAGTTTAAAG GCTTCGGCACATCTTCCTCATCTTCGAACCCAGCAGCCTCATCCTTCAAATTTGGTATCCCGTCGTCCTCTTCTGGACCTTCTCAGACCTTAACAAGCACTGGAAATTTTAAGTTTGGAGATCAGGGAGGCTTCAAAATTGGAGTGTCCTCAGATTCTGAGTCTCCAAACTCCGTGAGTGAAGGCTTTAAATTTTCTAAACCATTAGGAGATTTTAAATTTGGAGTTTCGTCTGAGTCTAAACCTGAGGAAGCTAAAAAAGACAATAAGAGTGAGAATGATTTTAAGTTTGGACTTCCTTCGGGCGTAAGTAACACAGCTTCGTTAGCTCCGTTTCAGTTTGGCGTGTCTAATCTCGGgcagcaggagaagaaagaggaactaCCTAAGTCTTCGTCTGCGGGCTTCAGCTTCGGTCCCGCTGTTATTAACCCCACACCTGCTGCTACCAACACCGCAGTGACCTCTGAGAGCAAGAGCAGCTTCAGCTTTGGAACCCTAGAAACCAAGAGTGTTTCAGTGGCTCCTTTCACGTGTAAGACGTCGGAagccaaaaaagaagaaatgcctGCTGCCAAAGGAGGGTTCACGTTTGGCAGCATAGAACCCGCCCCTCTACCGCCTGCCTCGCTATTTGTGCTGGGAAGGACAGAAGAGAAGCAGCAGGAGCAGGTCACTTCCACTTCTCTGGTGTTCGGGAAGAAAGCTGACAGCGAAGAGCCAAAGTGTCAatcagtgttttcctttgggaATTCAGAGCAAACCAAAGAGGAGAGTTCTTCAAAGTCCACCTTTAGTTTCAGCGTGGCGAAACCAGCTGAGAAGGAATCGGAACAGCCAACAAAGGCCGCTTTCACGTTTGGAACTCCAACCAGTACTACGGCTG ATCCGGGGGCCACCAAGCCGGCGTTCACCTTCTTGAACAGCAGCGCCCCCACGTCCAGTGCGCCGGCCCCGGCCGCCGCGGGGGGCATGTTCGGGAGCTCCACTGCCTCCAGCGCGCCCGGGACTGCCTTTGTGTTTGGACAGGCCAGCAACCCTGGGAGCGGCTCTGCCTTCGGGAGCTCGGCCGAGTCGGGCGCGTCTCAGTCGTTGCTGTTTTCTCAAGAGAGCAAACCAGCAACCACATCGAGCGCGGCCACGGCTGTCAGCCCGTTCGTCTTTGGACCGGGAGCCAGCAGCCGCAGCGCCGCCGCCTCTGGCTTCAGTTTTGGAGCCACGACCACATCCAGCTCTGCAG GATCCTCCTTTGTATTTGGCACGGGGCCTTCAGCGCCGTCTGCCAGTCCAGCATTTGGTGTTAACCAAACCCCGACATTTGGACAGAGTCAAGGTGCCAGCCAGCCCACACCCTCAGGCTTTGGAGCTCTGTCCTCGTCAGCGGCGTTGTTTTCTGCTGCCCCTCAGCCCACACCGCCTACTTTCGGGACCGTGTCAAGCAGCAGCCAGCCTCCTGTGTTTGGACAGCAGCCCGgtcagtctgcctttggctctgcaGCAGCTCCGAGTTCCG GTTCTTCAGTTTTCCAGTTcggcagcagcagcaccaccaatTTCAACTTCGCGAACAACAACCCGTCGGGGGTGTTCACGTTCGGGGCGAATCCCAGCACCCCCGCCGCCCCGGCCCAGCCCTCCGGCTCCGCGACCTTCGCGTTCAACCAGTCCTCGGCGGCGTTCACGGTGGG GTCAAACGGGAAAAATATGTTCTCTTCTTCGGGAACTTCGGTTCCCGGTCGCAAGATAAAGACTGCTGTCAGGCGGAGGAAATAA